In Desulfomicrobium apsheronum, the following proteins share a genomic window:
- the metC gene encoding cystathionine beta-lyase: MNARTRLMQTPDLGLPPTRTVNPELHRGSTVYFDSYADLRSAGHGEYRGITYGTDRLPQQRILEQAIGELEGAALTRVFPSGISAISETLLAFVQGGDHLLVCDNVYGPTLRFCREVLGKFGVQTDTVPGNAGADIADYLRPNTRLIFLESPGSNTFEIQDIPAITGIARERGIVTVLDNTWATPLFLDPFALGVDISIHSVTKYLSGHSDVLMGSVSTTAEYAETLAKAYACREIYGSPEDCLLTLRGLRTLHVRMKEHFASALKVAQCLQDHPLVGDVLYPPLPSHPEHHIWKRDFSGASGLFGMTLRHEHAPEDLGAFLDSLSLFGMGFSWGGYKSLITAGMPARNLAGRYHGRTIIRLHIGLEDPEDLMEDLRHGLSLLEKRTPIT, from the coding sequence ATGAACGCACGCACCCGTCTCATGCAGACGCCGGATCTGGGACTTCCGCCGACCAGAACCGTCAATCCGGAACTTCATCGCGGCTCAACCGTATATTTTGACTCGTATGCCGATCTGCGCAGTGCCGGCCATGGAGAGTATCGCGGGATCACCTATGGCACCGACAGGCTGCCGCAGCAGCGCATTCTCGAACAGGCCATCGGCGAACTCGAGGGCGCGGCCCTGACCCGCGTCTTTCCTTCGGGCATCAGCGCCATAAGCGAAACCCTGCTGGCTTTTGTACAGGGTGGGGACCATCTGCTCGTCTGCGACAATGTCTATGGACCGACCTTACGCTTCTGCCGTGAGGTCCTGGGCAAATTCGGCGTTCAGACCGATACCGTGCCGGGCAACGCAGGGGCGGACATCGCAGACTACCTGCGTCCGAACACCCGGCTCATTTTCCTGGAATCGCCCGGCTCGAACACTTTCGAGATCCAGGACATACCAGCCATCACCGGCATTGCCCGCGAACGCGGCATCGTCACCGTCCTCGACAACACCTGGGCCACGCCCCTGTTCCTCGATCCATTCGCCCTTGGCGTGGACATCTCCATCCATTCGGTGACCAAATATCTTTCCGGCCACTCGGACGTCCTGATGGGCTCGGTCTCGACCACCGCCGAGTACGCCGAAACCCTGGCCAAGGCCTACGCCTGCCGGGAAATCTACGGTTCCCCCGAAGACTGCCTGCTGACCCTGCGCGGCCTAAGGACCCTGCATGTCCGCATGAAGGAGCACTTCGCCTCGGCCCTTAAGGTGGCGCAGTGCCTGCAAGACCATCCGCTGGTCGGCGACGTGCTCTATCCGCCCCTGCCCTCGCACCCGGAACACCACATCTGGAAGCGCGACTTCAGCGGCGCGTCCGGCCTTTTCGGCATGACCCTGCGTCACGAACATGCGCCGGAAGACCTGGGCGCGTTTCTGGACTCTCTTAGTCTGTTTGGGATGGGATTCAGCTGGGGAGGATACAAGAGCCTGATCACGGCCGGGATGCCTGCAAGGAATCTGGCCGGTCGCTACCATGGGCGGACGATCATCCGCCTGCATATCGGGCTGGAAGACCCGGAGGATCTGATGGAAGATCTGCGGCACGGGCTGTCGCTGCTTGAAAAGCGGACGCCAATTACATGA
- a CDS encoding type II toxin-antitoxin system HicA family toxin, which yields MKRKHESTLHRIFDHPTSGGIKWADIEALFAELGAEIAEREGSRISVFLFGEIRIFHRPHPSPDTDKDAVASIRKWLEKNGVKP from the coding sequence ATGAAACGCAAACACGAATCCACTCTCCACAGGATTTTTGACCATCCGACTTCCGGCGGAATCAAATGGGCAGATATCGAAGCCCTGTTTGCGGAGCTTGGAGCAGAAATAGCGGAGCGTGAAGGTTCGCGTATCAGCGTGTTTCTTTTCGGAGAAATCAGAATCTTCCATCGCCCGCATCCTTCGCCGGACACGGACAAGGACGCGGTGGCAAGCATCAGGAAGTGGCTCGAAAAAAATGGGGTGAAGCCATGA
- a CDS encoding type II toxin-antitoxin system HicB family antitoxin: MKNVLDFPGGYSAVIGYDSELEMFRGEFVGLNGGADFYATDLEGLKREGALSLKIFLDDCATRGIEPKKAKGKFALRLDQDIYRQATIAAAASGKSLNQFITEAVREAVTRA; encoded by the coding sequence ATGAAGAACGTACTTGATTTTCCCGGCGGTTACTCTGCCGTCATTGGCTACGATTCCGAACTGGAAATGTTCCGAGGTGAATTTGTCGGTTTGAACGGTGGGGCTGACTTCTACGCCACGGACCTGGAAGGATTGAAGCGGGAAGGCGCGCTGTCACTCAAGATATTTCTGGACGATTGCGCCACACGCGGCATCGAGCCCAAAAAGGCAAAAGGCAAATTCGCCCTGCGCCTGGATCAGGACATCTACCGGCAGGCCACTATCGCCGCAGCAGCCAGTGGAAAAAGCCTGAACCAGTTTATCACCGAAGCAGTGCGAGAAGCCGTGACTCGCGCGTGA